In a single window of the Pseudohongiella acticola genome:
- a CDS encoding acyl-CoA thioesterase, whose translation MPRVKINMPEEFLFTMEHPVRFSDLDYAKHLNSVAMVHILHEARLQFLASLGLTEANIFGLGMVVTDMAVDYRSQSFAKDVLVIEVGVSRFNKYGCDICFQITNSALDRVVCNAKQGVVFFDFDKHKIAAVPLAFKSLVGESDE comes from the coding sequence ATGCCTCGCGTCAAAATTAACATGCCGGAAGAGTTCCTGTTTACGATGGAGCACCCGGTGCGGTTCAGCGATCTGGACTACGCCAAGCACCTGAACAGCGTAGCCATGGTGCATATTCTGCATGAGGCGAGATTGCAGTTTCTGGCCAGCCTGGGGCTGACTGAAGCCAATATCTTCGGTCTGGGCATGGTTGTGACGGACATGGCAGTGGATTACCGATCACAATCCTTTGCCAAGGATGTACTGGTGATAGAGGTTGGCGTCAGCCGGTTCAACAAGTATGGTTGCGATATCTGTTTTCAGATTACCAACTCGGCCCTGGACCGGGTCGTGTGCAATGCCAAGCAGGGCGTTGTGTTTTTTGATTTCGACAAACATAAAATCGCGGCTGTGCCACTGGCCTTCAAGAGTCTGGTTGGCGAGTCTGATGAATAA
- a CDS encoding leucyl aminopeptidase, with translation MKYQLLASKTLDKKTDCLVLGVWDRTGLDAPLEMLSALVVQQCTDIIKNGDIKGKAGETLLVHAPANAATSRILLVGLGDKNKFDAKVYRKIVRATAQALNKTPAKTALVSLVQLPISNRDSAWATAQLVTEIGNAQYRYDQTKSTKAEKPALSSIVIAAAADTNRKAMNAAITAGEAISLGMSVARELGNLPGNICTPSYLAERAIDLGKRNKAVKTKVLSEKQMENLKMGSLLSVGRGSKEESRLIVIEYKGSRKAHAAPYCLVGKGITFDTGGISIKPGAGMDEMKFDMCGAASVMGTMTAIAKLGLPINVTAVIAAAENMPGSQATKPGDIVTSMSGKTIEILNTDAEGRLVLCDALTYAERFKPRTVIDIATLTGAAVATFGDVNTAMLSNNEALAQELFALGQDTLDTVWQLPLDDEYQSLLDSNFADIANIGGPRAGTITAACFLSRFTQKFQWAHLDIAGTAWLGGGQKGATGRPVPLLVEYLRKQKD, from the coding sequence ATGAAATACCAACTGCTCGCGAGCAAAACACTGGACAAAAAAACTGACTGCCTGGTACTGGGCGTCTGGGACAGGACAGGGCTTGATGCACCGTTGGAAATGCTTTCCGCCCTCGTTGTTCAGCAGTGCACCGACATCATCAAAAACGGTGATATCAAAGGTAAAGCCGGCGAAACCCTGCTGGTGCACGCACCCGCCAACGCCGCAACCAGCCGCATATTGCTGGTTGGCCTGGGTGACAAAAACAAATTCGATGCCAAGGTGTATCGAAAAATCGTTCGTGCAACCGCTCAGGCCTTGAACAAAACTCCGGCCAAAACCGCGTTGGTCAGCCTGGTGCAACTCCCCATTAGCAACCGCGACAGCGCCTGGGCGACAGCACAACTGGTCACTGAAATTGGCAATGCGCAGTATCGTTATGATCAGACCAAGAGTACAAAGGCCGAAAAACCCGCGCTCAGCAGTATTGTTATTGCAGCGGCTGCGGATACCAACCGCAAGGCAATGAACGCCGCCATCACCGCTGGCGAGGCCATCAGTCTGGGCATGAGTGTGGCCCGTGAACTGGGCAATCTGCCCGGTAATATCTGCACGCCTTCGTATCTGGCCGAACGTGCAATCGACCTGGGCAAGCGTAACAAAGCCGTCAAGACCAAAGTGCTGTCAGAAAAACAGATGGAGAACCTAAAAATGGGATCCCTGCTGTCAGTTGGCCGCGGCTCCAAAGAAGAATCGCGACTAATCGTGATTGAATACAAAGGCAGCCGCAAAGCCCATGCGGCGCCTTACTGCCTGGTCGGCAAAGGTATTACCTTCGACACCGGCGGCATCAGTATTAAACCCGGCGCGGGCATGGATGAAATGAAGTTTGACATGTGTGGCGCCGCCAGTGTCATGGGCACCATGACAGCTATTGCCAAACTGGGCCTGCCGATCAATGTGACGGCTGTTATTGCCGCCGCCGAAAACATGCCCGGCAGTCAGGCAACCAAGCCCGGCGACATTGTCACCAGCATGTCCGGCAAAACCATCGAAATTCTTAATACAGACGCCGAAGGCCGGCTGGTACTGTGTGATGCGTTGACCTATGCCGAACGTTTCAAGCCCAGAACCGTTATCGATATCGCCACCCTTACCGGCGCCGCTGTTGCTACCTTTGGCGACGTCAACACAGCCATGCTGAGCAACAACGAGGCACTTGCACAGGAACTGTTCGCGCTGGGGCAGGACACGCTTGATACGGTCTGGCAGTTGCCGCTGGACGACGAATATCAGTCCTTGCTGGACAGCAATTTTGCTGACATCGCTAACATCGGTGGGCCCAGGGCGGGCACAATCACTGCTGCCTGTTTCCTGTCTCGTTTCACCCAGAAATTTCAATGGGCGCATCTCGACATTGCCGGCACCGCCTGGCTGGGCGGTGGGCAGAAAGGCGCAACCGGGCGGCCGGTGCCCTTGCTGGTTGAGTATCTGCGCAAGCAAAAGGACTGA
- a CDS encoding SPASM domain-containing protein, which yields MESIYYVLCWHCHRRCKHCYDERFRPYVRDELDSVVTEAANSAPAIISNLPVSMQYLDRNSPDPDSPGGFRKRTGRIIISGGDVLTEPVRERVLYPALEAIRDKYRDQGGVKVIVQTTGDLLTEKILDELLSRGVWSVSAAGIDDYHVGMQGEKKYELAARLKTMFEAAGMISVADHDKRRDLDQTGPPVYSLFGATDDAWIGKIWPRGRAWRNSLSKATMADNFCNAWSGGLGFLEHGFSGSEVSIDPDGNVFPCCLKTARPLGNLTEEPLLDILDSLAGHPVFEAINAGKPERMGLSLDLPVQQFLEASHTQTPDGSDYSNICIGCDAFFRDHLEGVLHDLHRQRLNRRLNMIPIHQTS from the coding sequence ATGGAATCGATTTATTATGTGCTTTGCTGGCACTGCCACCGACGCTGCAAACATTGCTACGACGAGCGCTTTCGTCCCTACGTTCGGGACGAACTCGACTCTGTTGTCACCGAAGCTGCCAACAGTGCGCCCGCCATCATCAGCAACCTGCCAGTTTCCATGCAGTACCTCGACCGCAACTCCCCGGACCCAGACAGTCCGGGCGGCTTCAGGAAACGCACAGGCCGCATCATCATTTCCGGCGGCGATGTGTTGACCGAGCCGGTGCGTGAACGGGTTTTGTATCCCGCACTGGAGGCAATCCGTGATAAATACCGCGACCAGGGGGGCGTCAAGGTCATCGTGCAGACCACCGGCGACCTGCTGACCGAAAAAATACTCGATGAATTATTGAGCCGTGGTGTCTGGTCGGTGTCGGCTGCTGGTATCGACGACTACCACGTCGGCATGCAGGGTGAAAAAAAATACGAACTGGCGGCGCGCCTCAAGACGATGTTTGAGGCCGCTGGCATGATAAGTGTTGCCGACCATGACAAACGTCGCGATCTCGACCAGACCGGGCCACCAGTATACAGTCTGTTTGGTGCCACAGACGATGCCTGGATAGGCAAAATCTGGCCCCGCGGCCGGGCCTGGCGCAACAGTCTGTCAAAGGCGACCATGGCAGATAATTTCTGTAATGCATGGTCGGGTGGACTCGGATTTCTGGAGCATGGATTCAGTGGCTCGGAAGTGTCCATCGATCCCGATGGCAATGTCTTTCCCTGCTGTCTGAAAACCGCACGTCCGCTGGGCAACCTGACAGAAGAGCCCTTACTCGACATTCTCGACAGTCTGGCAGGTCACCCTGTCTTTGAGGCAATCAATGCCGGCAAACCCGAACGAATGGGCCTGAGTCTGGACTTGCCTGTTCAGCAGTTTCTGGAAGCCAGCCACACTCAAACACCCGACGGCAGCGACTACAGCAACATCTGTATCGGCTGTGATGCCTTTTTCCGCGACCACCTTGAGGGTGTGCTGCACGACCTGCACCGACAACGGCTGAATCGTCGACTTAACATGATACCCATACATCAGACATCATGA
- a CDS encoding ABC transporter substrate-binding protein produces MSVTSVPAWYLNCLLRIVWLRYGMLSAQLIMTVVTAGELNAQTPNPADWSSVVQQADNQDLYFYTWGGDQQTNAYLAWTRQQLEINYNIRMTHVRLSDTADAVSRILAERQAGNLDRGAVDLLWLNGENFASLKNNDLLFGPWAEQLPNFGLVNAEDNPDVRTDFTLPVEGYESPWLRAHLVFYYDTAYIDAPPANITELLAWAQRHPGEFTYPRPPDFLATTFLKQALLELADDTTPLYGPVEDSDFDAITAPLWQFLDALHPLLLRQGRNFPANGSAVRQLMADGEIALALSFNPTDAVNSVLRGELPESIRTYVSNRGTLANVSFVAIPFNASHKAAAMVAANFLLSVPAQLRAQDPDHMGGTAAIDVDVLPPSEQRLFAATRQSHPAAPALMTDNQQLQEPHPSWMDALEQAWMARYGSR; encoded by the coding sequence ATGAGCGTGACGTCAGTACCGGCCTGGTATCTCAATTGTTTGCTGCGCATTGTGTGGCTGCGATACGGAATGTTGTCTGCGCAGCTTATAATGACAGTGGTGACCGCTGGTGAACTCAATGCCCAGACACCGAACCCGGCTGATTGGTCATCGGTTGTGCAGCAGGCAGACAATCAGGACCTGTATTTTTATACCTGGGGCGGCGATCAACAGACCAATGCCTACCTGGCCTGGACCCGGCAACAGCTTGAGATTAACTACAACATCCGTATGACCCATGTTCGCCTGAGCGATACGGCAGATGCAGTCTCCCGTATTCTGGCCGAGCGCCAGGCCGGTAATCTGGATCGCGGGGCTGTCGATCTGTTATGGCTGAACGGTGAAAACTTCGCAAGCCTGAAAAACAATGATTTGTTATTTGGACCCTGGGCCGAGCAGCTTCCAAACTTTGGCTTGGTCAATGCGGAAGACAATCCTGATGTCCGCACCGATTTTACCCTACCGGTAGAAGGATATGAGTCGCCATGGCTCAGAGCGCATCTGGTGTTTTATTACGACACTGCCTATATCGATGCACCACCGGCAAATATAACTGAACTGCTGGCCTGGGCGCAGCGCCATCCGGGCGAGTTCACCTATCCCCGCCCACCCGATTTTTTGGCAACCACGTTCCTGAAACAGGCGCTGCTGGAACTGGCCGACGATACTACTCCGCTCTACGGGCCTGTTGAGGACAGCGATTTCGACGCCATCACGGCTCCGCTCTGGCAGTTTCTGGATGCACTGCACCCCTTGCTGCTACGCCAGGGTCGCAATTTTCCAGCCAACGGTTCGGCCGTGCGACAGTTGATGGCGGACGGTGAAATCGCGCTGGCACTGTCGTTTAACCCCACCGACGCGGTAAACAGTGTTCTTCGCGGAGAATTGCCGGAGAGCATTCGCACCTACGTTTCCAATCGCGGCACATTGGCCAATGTCAGTTTCGTGGCTATCCCGTTCAATGCCAGCCACAAGGCGGCTGCTATGGTTGCTGCCAATTTCCTGTTATCCGTACCCGCCCAGCTGCGCGCGCAGGATCCTGACCATATGGGCGGCACTGCGGCAATAGACGTGGACGTATTGCCGCCCTCCGAGCAGAGGCTGTTTGCCGCTACCCGCCAGTCCCACCCGGCAGCACCAGCACTGATGACCGACAACCAGCAATTACAGGAACCCCACCCAAGCTGGATGGATGCCCTTGAACAAGCCTGGATGGCACGCTATGGCAGTCGCTGA
- a CDS encoding ABC transporter permease: MLRAAPVLMIGLLILPVLAGLSVIVLPSFGYLPALQQTDPGLSVWRELLHTPGIGHSVTLSLGAAIVTPLLSLFLVMLFLASVSGTRWAHAMRRLVAPLLAVPHAAAAFGLAFLIAPSGFALRLISPEPSGWQRPPDLLILNDPLGLSMMLGLVLKEIPFLLLMALAALPQINPEQRVTMARTLGYRPVLAWLWTVAPALYPLLRLPLFAVIAFASATVDVALILGPSLPPTLSVRIIGWFSDPDLNQRLLASAAALLQLIVTLSAIGLWIATEKLVARLYRRLLLSGIRGTGHALLAATGKVLMMLTLGALLISVLLLLVHAFAGIWRFPANLPASWTLQHWHSVGPTLLGPLANTMVLGLVSTVLATVLVVATLEHESRQSRAPTRLMWAVYVPLLVPQVAFLYGLTLLLEQLRWQPGLLVVGLAHSLFVVPYVYLSLAEPYRRLDPRWQQLAATLGASANRIWWRIKLPMLMAPIATACAVGLAVSIGQYLATLLTGAGRVSTLTTEAVALASGGTRGSVAVWALVQTTVPMFGFILALTIPRLWWRNRRDMRGQMT; encoded by the coding sequence ATGTTACGAGCGGCCCCGGTGCTGATGATCGGCCTGTTGATTCTGCCTGTGCTGGCAGGGCTGAGCGTTATTGTACTGCCGTCTTTTGGTTATCTGCCTGCTCTGCAACAGACTGATCCCGGCCTGTCCGTTTGGCGAGAGCTGCTACACACCCCTGGTATTGGCCACAGCGTCACGCTCAGCTTGGGCGCCGCGATAGTGACGCCCTTGCTATCGCTGTTTTTGGTGATGCTGTTTCTGGCCAGCGTCAGCGGTACCCGCTGGGCACATGCCATGCGACGTCTGGTGGCGCCCCTGCTGGCGGTGCCTCATGCTGCTGCCGCCTTCGGCCTGGCTTTTCTGATTGCGCCGTCTGGCTTTGCACTTCGGCTCATCTCACCCGAACCAAGCGGATGGCAACGGCCACCGGATCTGTTAATCCTGAATGACCCTTTGGGGCTTTCCATGATGCTCGGCCTTGTTCTCAAGGAAATTCCGTTTCTACTGTTGATGGCGTTGGCGGCGTTACCTCAGATAAACCCGGAACAGCGCGTCACCATGGCCCGAACGCTGGGATACCGACCAGTACTGGCCTGGCTGTGGACTGTCGCGCCGGCACTCTATCCGCTATTGCGACTGCCCCTGTTTGCCGTTATCGCCTTTGCATCGGCCACCGTTGACGTTGCCCTGATTCTGGGTCCTTCATTACCCCCGACCCTCAGCGTTCGTATCATCGGCTGGTTCAGTGACCCTGATCTGAATCAGCGCTTGCTGGCCTCAGCCGCCGCGCTGTTGCAACTCATCGTGACGTTGTCGGCCATCGGACTGTGGATTGCCACTGAAAAACTTGTCGCTCGCCTGTATCGCAGGCTTCTGCTCAGTGGTATCCGGGGCACAGGTCATGCGTTGCTGGCGGCAACAGGCAAAGTCCTGATGATGCTGACACTGGGTGCGCTATTGATCAGCGTGCTGCTGTTACTGGTACACGCATTTGCCGGCATCTGGCGCTTTCCGGCGAACCTGCCGGCCTCCTGGACCCTTCAACACTGGCATTCGGTGGGGCCGACACTGCTCGGCCCACTGGCCAACACAATGGTGCTGGGACTGGTGTCGACCGTGCTGGCAACAGTGCTGGTGGTAGCAACGCTGGAGCATGAAAGCCGACAGTCCCGCGCACCGACGCGGCTCATGTGGGCCGTCTATGTTCCATTGCTGGTCCCTCAGGTGGCCTTTCTCTATGGACTGACCTTGTTGCTGGAACAATTGCGCTGGCAGCCGGGGTTGCTTGTCGTCGGTCTGGCTCACAGCCTGTTTGTGGTGCCTTATGTTTATCTGTCTCTGGCTGAACCCTATCGCCGTCTGGACCCACGCTGGCAGCAACTGGCCGCTACGCTGGGCGCCAGTGCCAACCGTATCTGGTGGCGTATCAAACTGCCCATGTTAATGGCGCCCATTGCCACCGCGTGTGCAGTTGGCCTTGCGGTCAGTATCGGACAGTATCTGGCCACACTGTTGACGGGTGCTGGCCGAGTCAGCACGCTGACGACCGAAGCGGTTGCCCTGGCATCAGGTGGGACACGTGGCTCTGTCGCGGTATGGGCACTGGTCCAGACAACGGTGCCCATGTTTGGTTTCATTCTGGCCCTGACAATACCGCGCCTGTGGTGGCGAAACCGACGTGATATGAGAGGACAAATGACATGA
- a CDS encoding ATP-binding cassette domain-containing protein, which translates to MSGLRLTLNNIYISLRGQRLLQLNTVVESGATLTVMGPSGVGKSSLLAYIAGFLAPDFEASGEIYLGERCLNALPAEQRNVGLLFQDPLLFPHLSVAQNLSFALPRHTQNRAAQVEQALKAVDMAGFADRDPATLSGGQKARIALQRLLLSQPKAVLLDEPFSRLDAHLRQEVRQYVFSSLRDAGLPTILVTHDADDASASGGPVIELT; encoded by the coding sequence ATGAGTGGTTTACGCCTGACCCTGAACAATATCTATATCAGTCTGCGTGGTCAGCGACTGCTGCAATTGAACACTGTGGTCGAATCGGGTGCCACTTTGACTGTCATGGGCCCGTCCGGTGTCGGCAAATCGTCGCTACTGGCCTATATCGCTGGCTTTCTGGCACCTGACTTTGAGGCCAGCGGAGAGATTTATCTGGGCGAACGCTGCCTGAACGCTCTCCCGGCCGAGCAGCGAAACGTCGGCCTGCTATTTCAGGACCCGCTGCTGTTTCCGCATTTATCAGTGGCCCAGAACCTGAGCTTTGCCCTGCCCCGTCACACGCAGAATCGTGCCGCTCAAGTTGAGCAGGCGCTGAAGGCAGTGGACATGGCCGGCTTTGCAGATCGGGACCCGGCAACACTGTCAGGTGGTCAGAAAGCGCGCATCGCATTACAGCGCCTGCTATTGTCGCAACCCAAAGCGGTGCTGCTGGATGAACCCTTTTCCAGACTGGACGCACATTTGCGTCAGGAAGTGCGCCAGTACGTATTCAGTTCCCTGCGGGACGCCGGGCTACCCACTATTCTGGTGACGCACGACGCTGATGATGCATCAGCCTCTGGCGGTCCCGTCATTGAATTGACCTGA